The following nucleotide sequence is from Rhodothermus sp..
TCATTTCCAGCTTCATGACGCCGGCGCCCTGGCAGGTCTCGCAGCGGCCGCCCTTCACGTTGAAGGAGAAGCGGCCGGGCTTATAGCCTCGCAGTTGGGCTTCAGGAAGCTGAGCGAACAGGTCCCGGATGTGGCTGAACAGGCCGGTATAGGTGGCGGGGTTCGAGCGGGGGGTACGGCCGATGGGCTTCTGGTCGATGTCGATCACTTTGTCCAGATGTTCCAGGCCTTCGATGCGGTCGTAGGGCAGCGGTACCAGGCGGGCGTTGTGAAAGTGGCGGGCCAGGATCGGGTACAGGGTCTGGTTGATCAGACTCGACTTGCCCGATCCCGAGACGCCTGCCACGCAGATGAACGTACCCAGCGGGAGCACCAGCGGATCGCCTTTCAGGTTGTGGCCACGGGCGCCATAGAGTACGAGTCGACGGCCATTTCCTGTACGCCGTTCTCGGGGGACCGGAATGTAGCGCTCGCCTTTCAGGTAGGCGGCCGTCAGGCTGGGGTAACCCTCACGGGGCTTCAGGCAGTCGGGAGGGCCTGTGGCCACCACGTGCCCACCGCGTTCGCCTGCGCCCGGCCCGAGGTCGATCACGTAGTCGGCCGCTTCAATCATTTCGCGGTCGTGTTCGACAACCAGGATCGAGTTGCCCAGGTCGCGCAGCAGCTTGAGCGCGTCGATGAGCCGGTGATGGTCGCGTGGATGCAGGCCAATAGAAGGTTCGTCGAGTACGTAGAGCACGCCTGTCAATTGCGAGCCAAGCTGCGCTGCGAGCTGAATGCGCTGGCTTTCACCGCCCGACAGGGTGCGGGCGGGACGGTCCAGCGTCAGATACCCCACCCCTACTTCGATCAGAAAGCTGAGCCGCTCCAGGATTTCCTTGAGAATAGGGCGGGCGATGAGAGCCTTCTGGCCTTCAAACTTCAATGCCGACAGGAAGCGTCGCAGCGAGACCAGGTCCATGTGTGCCAACTCGGCAATGTTTTTGCCGCCGATGCGGAAGGCCAGACTTTCGGGTTTGAGCCGGGCGCCGCCGCAGGCGCGACAGGTCATTTCGCGCATGAACGATTCTGCCCAGCGGCGTTGCGAAGTAGAGCCTGCATGCTCGCGCATGTGATGCAGGTACTCAAACAGCCCGCCGAATCGGTGACGATAGCGCAGCGTGCGGTCTTTGTAGCGGTATTCGATTTCGAATTCCCGGTTGCCGGCGCCTTCCAGCAGCACGCGCCGCTGTCGGTCGGTCAGTTTGCCCAGTGGGGTGTCGAAGTCGAACCCGTAGGCGGTGGCCACGGCGTGGAGCTGGCTGAAGATCCAGCTGTCGCGGGGTCTGCCCAGCGGTGCCAGTCCGCCCTCATTAATGGACTTCGACGGATCGGGCATCACCAGGTCCGGATCAATTTCCAGCCGAGTGCCCAGGCCATTGCAGGCTGGGCAGGCACCGTAAGGAGAGTTGAACGAAAAGGTGTTGGGTGAGGGATCGTCGTACGAAATCCCATCTTCCGGACAGTAAAGGTGGCGGCTGAAGACCTGATCGGTACCGGTGCCGTCGGGGTGGAGCACGTGGGCGATAAGCACGCCACCACCCATGCCGAGTGCGATCTGGACCGAGTCGTGTACGCGGGACCGGATGTCAGGACGCACGACAAGGCGGTCGACGACGACTTCGATGTCGTGCGTTTTGTAGCGGTCCAGCTTCATGCCCGGCGTGATCTCGCGCAGCTCGCCATCGATGCGCACACGCTCGAAACCCTGGCGCGCAATCTGCTCAAACAGCTCGCGGTAGTGTCCTTTGCGGCCTCGAACCACCGGCGCCAGGATCAGCATCCGGGTACCTTCGGGAAAACTGAGAATATGGTTGATGATTTCGTCGTCGGTCTGGCGACGCATGGGCCGGCCCGAGATGTGCGAGTAGGCCGTGGCTACCCGGGCATAAAGCAGCCGCAGAAAGTCGTACACTTCGGTGACGGTGCCGACCGTCGAGCGCGGATTCTGGCTGACTGTCTTTTGCTCAATGGCAATGACCGGGGAAAGGCCGTCGATGAAGTCTACGTCGGGGCGCTCCAGCATGCCCAGAAACTGGCGGGCATAGGCCGAAAGGCTTTCCAGGTAGCGCCGCTGGCCTTCGGCGTAGATCGTGTCGAAGGCCAGGCTCGACTTACCCGATCCCGAAAGGCCGGTGATGACCACCAGCCGTTCCCGGGGAATGTCCAGGTCAATGTTTTTGAGATTGTGTTCGCGTGCGCCTCGAATGACAATGCAGTCCTGCATACCGCTGCCAGGCCCGACCGCTCGTTTCGGCAAAAAGCTCAGGCATGTTCCAACAGCGGCCGCCAGGCTTCGTTCCAATAGCTTTTTCGCAAAAGCATTGCAAACCATACGGAACGAAGCAGATTGCCACGCTTTGATTGCTGCCAACCTTCCCCTGTAATTGGACGTGGACGCCTATTTAGAGACGTTTCTGCCCCTTTTTGTGGCGATCAACCTGCCCGGCATCCTGCCGTTTTTCATCGCCTTGACCGAAGGGCTCTCGGCAGCCGACCGCCGTCGCTTGCTCGTACGGGCTGTGGTGACAGCCTTTGTGGTGGCCGTACTTATCCTGTTTGCCGGACAGTTGATTTTCCGAACGCTGGGCATTACGGTAAACGACCTGCGGGTAGGGGGTGGCCTGATTCTGCTTGTACTGAGCATTACAGACCTGGTGTTTGCCGACTATCGTCGGCGGGATCCCCGCGATGGGGCCGATGCGGCTGACGTAGGGGTGGTGCCGCTGGGCATTCC
It contains:
- the uvrA gene encoding excinuclease ABC subunit UvrA, which codes for MQDCIVIRGAREHNLKNIDLDIPRERLVVITGLSGSGKSSLAFDTIYAEGQRRYLESLSAYARQFLGMLERPDVDFIDGLSPVIAIEQKTVSQNPRSTVGTVTEVYDFLRLLYARVATAYSHISGRPMRRQTDDEIINHILSFPEGTRMLILAPVVRGRKGHYRELFEQIARQGFERVRIDGELREITPGMKLDRYKTHDIEVVVDRLVVRPDIRSRVHDSVQIALGMGGGVLIAHVLHPDGTGTDQVFSRHLYCPEDGISYDDPSPNTFSFNSPYGACPACNGLGTRLEIDPDLVMPDPSKSINEGGLAPLGRPRDSWIFSQLHAVATAYGFDFDTPLGKLTDRQRRVLLEGAGNREFEIEYRYKDRTLRYRHRFGGLFEYLHHMREHAGSTSQRRWAESFMREMTCRACGGARLKPESLAFRIGGKNIAELAHMDLVSLRRFLSALKFEGQKALIARPILKEILERLSFLIEVGVGYLTLDRPARTLSGGESQRIQLAAQLGSQLTGVLYVLDEPSIGLHPRDHHRLIDALKLLRDLGNSILVVEHDREMIEAADYVIDLGPGAGERGGHVVATGPPDCLKPREGYPSLTAAYLKGERYIPVPRERRTGNGRRLVLYGARGHNLKGDPLVLPLGTFICVAGVSGSGKSSLINQTLYPILARHFHNARLVPLPYDRIEGLEHLDKVIDIDQKPIGRTPRSNPATYTGLFSHIRDLFAQLPEAQLRGYKPGRFSFNVKGGRCETCQGAGVMKLEMNFLPDVHVTCETCKGRRYNAETLEVRYRGKSIADVLEMTVDEALAFFEHLPRIARKLRTLQAVGLGYIRLGQPATTLSGGEAQRIKLARELSRPGTGNTLYILDEPTTGLHFEDIRHLLAVLRALVRKGNTVLVIEHNLDVIKVADHVIELGPEGGDAGGYILFAGTPEELAAQDTHTGRFLRKELARAAAFADGMDEELIDLDQLTTADETTEEIADELLDEEES
- a CDS encoding MarC family protein, encoding MDAYLETFLPLFVAINLPGILPFFIALTEGLSAADRRRLLVRAVVTAFVVAVLILFAGQLIFRTLGITVNDLRVGGGLILLVLSITDLVFADYRRRDPRDGADAADVGVVPLGIPLIVGPAAITTILVAQQTYGYLPTLVALVANLLLVTLVFAAGPWVIRKLGPVAVRAIAKVASLFLAAIAVAMIRAGVTGMLSG